The Phoenix dactylifera cultivar Barhee BC4 unplaced genomic scaffold, palm_55x_up_171113_PBpolish2nd_filt_p 000077F, whole genome shotgun sequence region tggacatcttcaattatttcaTCAATGATCTTAGGTAAAATGAGGTGCTTGATACATACATTGACTTTAAAGCAGTTCACTTCCCTGACTAGCTTCTGACAAATCATGGTACTTGTAATCAGGTTCCAGAAGTACTGAAATTACTTGCCAACCATGTTCAGCCAGCTTTCAGGTACATCTTGTCTCAAAGTTCCTAGTACTTGTAAATGTCACTCCTTGGAATGTTTCTGTTATAGCTTAAGGAATGGCACACCATTTTCCTACcataaatttttatttgtttgtgcCTACTTGCTGCCAAATTGAGCTGACCATTGTGCATAATGCCCAGTGCTTCAAATAAAAAACCAGAGTTTTAGAATTTTGTGAATAATATGTGCACCAGAACTATTTTTTTtcgataatttatttttaactagtttttttgtataaaataaaaagaaaacactgTTTTTTATAGCTACATTAGTTTGACAAAGTTTACATGTGCTCTTTATATCTGTGGTTGTTGATCTGACCTCCAATTGGTACATTCTGTTTTCTGGTGTCATTCTATGTCAGTTTGGTGATTGTTTTTTTGTGACACGTGTGTGCATTTACTTCACGTGTGTTTTACCATATAGAAACCATGCTGTGATGCATGagaacatgttttttttttttttttgcattgtaCCAGATTCGCTCAATTCATATATTGTAGCTTAAGGATAATATCTGATGCCTTTGTATGGATCATGGAACAGAATATTAATATCCAATGCCTGTTTCACAGACTACCAATCAATCAGGATGAGGAAATCAAGTATCGTCTGCATTTTCAGAACAAGTTACCTCAGGAGATTTTCACATTCAGCAGAATTGTATCAGCAGACAGGATGGGACTTCAGATAGCTATAATGGATTCTAATTTAAAGGAGGTTATCACTTCCAATCCCTGGTCCTCAGTTAAGGTTGAGATTGTTGTTGTTAATGGTGATTTTGATCGTGATGGACAAAAAAATTGGACGGAGGAAGAGTTTAAAAATAAAGTGGTAACTCAAAGAGGTAACAGAGGACCATTGTTGGTGGGAGAACTAGTTATTAAGCTGAACAATGGGATTGGTTGGCTTGCTTGTGCCAATTTTACAGATAACTCCAGTTGGACGAGAAGTCAGAAGTTCAGGCTGGCTGTGAGAATTTGTCAAAGTGGGAACATTGAAGAGAGAGTTCAAGAAGGAATAAGCGAGCCTTTTAGGGTAAAAGAACGCCGTCTGGAATGTAAGTTCATCTCATGTTGAATTTGTTTACCCTTTAACTACTTAAAGGTGAAAACAAAAGACAACTCATTTAAATGACTTACTATAGGAGACCaatctttttgttggaatatATGCCGGGATGCACCATCGATATTTTGTTTCTAATGAACATCTTATGATACCACACAGGTACTATTGCTAGCAAGTTAACAtcatgtttccattgcattcaGGCCCATGACTCCCTAATTGACAAGTTTGTTTGCAGTAGTGAGGTCTTCAACTGAACCATGCTTACCCATGAAAAATGTGATAATAATAGTAGTCAAAATCCAAGTTAGAaaattagtttaattttctagcTAAGAAAGCTGTAATTTTATTGAAGTCATGCCACCTTTTCTCATGAAGAAAAGGGATTATGTTGAAAGTTGAAACTTTTAAGTGAATAGGGAATGACGCCACATTTGATAAGCATGTGTGAGCATCAACTGAATCAAGTAAACTATTTCTTTTGGCTGTTTTGTTTATAATTTTCTTAGTTAAAGGTGGTTTTGCTAATGCTTTCCAGTGCAGTATTTTTATGGTTCATGGAGATCAGGTAGCTAAGTGAAAAGCTGTCATTATACTGAAAATGATATAATATCACAATAAGGTGGCTTCCAGTTGTTGTCCATTAAGGAATGGGCTTTTCCACCTGAAATGGGCCCTCAAGGATGTAATGGATGTAAAGTTGCGGCCAAGAAATAGACAATTGGGTGAAAGTATTGAACTGCTGAGCTGATTGGTCACCAGCATGCAGTCATCTAGAATTTAAGAGGAAAGGATGTCCTAAAAGTGCAGCTCTCTTGCAATTCCTATGATCTCTGTtttgtataaaatattaaatgcgGTATTGTTTCCATTTAGTATGTATCTTTCTCATACGATCAGCACACAGGCATTTTGATATCAGTTAGAAACCTGCATGGAGAATGAACATGACGAAAGTTTAAGCAACCTGTAAGTGTGTAAGTAATTGCTCCTTTGTTTCTCTGTGTTCTCGGTAAACGGGTCAGTAACAGGATTATTCTGTCTTGGAAAATGTCTTCAGATATACTGGATTGCATGTAAATAATCAGTGTAAGGACTTCATGTATATGATACATGTAAATATATGTGGAGAGTACAACAAACTTAGACTAACAAAGACAAATGGAAAATATGATAATTATATTTCTATTAATATGGTTAGTCAACTTTGGCTACACTTATTCTTACGTTGAAGTTGTCTTGTGATAATTTCAGCAAATCAAAAGCATCATCCTCCATTGCTGACTGATGAGGTGTGGCGTTTGGAGAATATAATGAGAAACGGTGTTTTACACAAGAGGCTTGAGAAAGGTGGGATCCATACTGTGCAGCAATTCTTACAAGCCTTCACTACGGATCCTGAATGGCTGCGAACTGTAAGCAAGTCTCCAATAAATATTCTAGCTAAGATATTGTTGTAGGGCACGAACTTATAAAATTTTACATCTATTCTGTCAATTTTTAGTTACTTTGTGATGAAGTATCGAAGAAAGGAATTTCAAACAAGAGGTGGGATGCAATTATTGCGCATGCTAAGGAATGTCTCATAGGCGACGAACTTTGTACTCATAATGTTGCAGGACAGAACATGGGTGACTTTACTACATCTCCACAGGTGTTTTGATTCAGAAACTAATCCAAGAAATTGATTTATCGTGGTTCTTACATATATATTTCATAAGTCATGCAACTGTTTTCTGAACTGATCAAATTTGAGAAGTTAGTGTTAGACTCTGAGAAGTACTGGTAACTATTCAAAAGATAAGAGCTGGTAACAAGGATTATTTTATCTTTCTGACACTGCATATGAACCTGCCCACAAGCCTCATACTTTGATAGCTACTTCATAGCTCAATGTACCACTTATTTGAAACACGATAGCTACTGTCCCATACTATCACAAAAACCTGTTTGCTTTGTTAGAGAGGTAGAACTGGAAGATCTTTAAATAGATTCATGTTTATGCTTCACTGTTTGTGCTTGATATTAGTGTACCTGTTGCATAGCTTCACATTTACTATTTTGATACATTTATGATTTATCCATATCTAATCTAGAGTACTGGTGGATGCACTAATTTTACAACGTTGAATGATTCCAGACTGATTTAAACCAATACATGCCAACCTCCTCTAAGGCCAAAACATGACCTTTCTACTATATATAAAGAAAACTCTAAAAGTTGGACATGAGAAGCCGGACTCCACAAAAGTGAAGCCTCTGTCTAATAATTACAGTTTTCTGGAATAGCAGGaggtttttaataaaaaattccaCAATGGAACCTATGCTATATAAGAGATAAATACTAAAATATCTTTGTTTCCACAAATACTAGACTTATCATGTGCAATGCATGTGACAAAGACTAGTATTATAGAATGATACTGTAGACACCTCCTAGTTGTCGTAATTCGTAGCTACTTGCTTCATTGACTAACTTATATCCCTATCCTTCATCTTTACCATCATCACACACCCTCTAATCCGGTATATAGGGCTGCAACTCAAGCAGGTTGGATAAGGTTGAGGGTAAACCCTAAACCAACTCAACCTTTAAACACCTCAACCTTTACCCAATCCAACCTGGTCTTGGGTTGGGATTTCTCTGACCCAATCGTATGTATCTTAAGCTTAATTTAAGCTGGATTGGCTTAGTTGGCTCGAGCTGGGTTAGTTGGGTTGTATCATGTTAATTGGATTAAATCAAGTTAAATAGTAAATTTAAGATAAGGGAAAGGTTTGGGAGTTGGGACATTTTTTGTTAGAATAAATACTTGTTCAATTGAGGCCTCAATTAGTCCTGAATTTTAATGGTACATTTACAAAtaatttaatatgattaaaatatataaacaaaTAACTAATACatatgaaacataaatttgaattatttattttatttaaatattctaggtTGGATCGAGTTGGGTTGCGTTGAATGTCATCCCTAACAAAACCTTACTTAAGGTTGGGTTGCAATTTTTGAGCCGAAGCCCAACCCAAATTTATAAAATCTCAACCCAACCCTACCTAATGAGCAGCTTGAGCTGGTGGATTTGGGTTAGCCCAAGTTGAAACCCTACCGATATCTTCATAATTTTTTCCttgattttctattttatcccttttttttatttttctcattaAAAAGCTTTTAAGGATCCCTTAATCTAACCTTAACCCTATCATAATCACCCGATCTGACCCAATTTGACGTGATCCTACCCGATTCATCCTAACTGGTCCAACTTGATCTTGCACGATCCAACCTAATCTTACATGATTCGACTTGATCCTACATGATCTGACCAATAGATCCAACTTGATCCAAATGATTCAACCGATCCTACCTAATCTTGCTCGATTTAACCTGATCCAGCTTAATCATACTAATTTGATCTGGTTAATCCTTCTTAATTCAACCATTCTTACCCAATCTAAATTGATCTACATGTTTGGACCTGATTCAACCCCGATCCTGTATATCCTACCTAACCCAAGCTTAATTAACCTAGCCCTAGGGCCAAACATAACTCATACACATAAAAAGCCTAAAAATCTACTCTTAAATTGAAATTAGATCCAGCTTAAGGTCCATGTAGGCTTAGAATAAGCCCAAATTTCATAGCCTCATCAATATCATCCTTGATATCCTCACCACCTTTTCCTTAGCATAGGTGCACATAGTGAAGATTGAGGAATATTCCATCACGTGGGCTACTTTCTTTTTGCCTCAATCCTCTTGTCCTTGGACCACTTGGGACTACTTGTTTATGAGTGTGAAAATTGGCAGTCTAGCATCCCTCCATCTCATTTTTGTGATGATTTTCCATAACTAACTCAATCCCTCATCCTCTCTCCATGTGCCATGTGCTTTCCCAAGGGCATACAACCATTCTTGCATGAATTCCTACCTCAAATAAGGATAAAGGAGAGATCTTTTCCACAACGaactctccttctccttgaTGCCAAATCTGCTACACGCATTGGCTTGGTATTGCTGTTTTGTGTTGGGCCCTTATATCTCTCCCTAGAAATCCCTTCAATGCTTAAAACCTTTCTTGGATCTAGTCCTAACCACATCAAGCCCACTCAATTCTCATCCATTTGATCTCTTTCTCCTTCCTCTACAAAACCCTAGCCTTCTATATGTCCTCCACACCATCAATCCAAGAGAGGAGGGAAGTAGCCTTTTTCTAACATCTAGCACTTCTCTCCATCCTTGGATCATAATCTCCCTCTTCATCCCAGCCCTTCACCCAATCTTTTCATCCTAACAATCCAAACAAACATAGATTTGGGAAACATATCCCTACAAATTCTCAATTATCCATATCATTAATTCAAGCCACCTCCTTATTAGCCAACAACTAGCTTCCACCTTATAACcaagtaccgaaccggtaccaaaCCGGTTCGGCTGGTTCGGCCGGGTTTCGGCTACGACGCCATTTTTTTCTGGCTGCGGGCAAGCACGAGCGTGCGCAAAAAATGCCACAGCATAGCTACAGTGGTATTAAATGCTGCTATAATGATATTGTAGCTGCACTGTAATGGTACTATAGCTACACTGTAGCTGTTACAGTGACATTAAATGCCGCTATAAAGATACTATAGCTGCACTGTAGCTGTTACAGTGGCATTTAATGATACTGTAGAACCACATTATTGCCACAGCGCGGAGCTACTATCCTACGCAATTCGAAGCATCTCACGGGTTAGATTTTGCTGCCGACATATTCGGATAGGCCTCTCCACAGTTGTATTATCAGCTAGAGAACATCTCTCAAAGCTAAAGCTTTAGCAAGATTGCTTATAATTCGGCACACGTTCCTCATAGGATGAACATACAAAGACTAAGCCACCACTTGGTTAGAGGGGTGGGTTAATGTGTCTTCTGATTATACTAATAATctggatatctacgagaggcatTGCCACTCggcccgattttagatatcagtATGTATGTTGGACTTTAaaagtatgtaattgattgtatcttgatttgaagttattttatgttgttcattttatgatttgCATCATTTTAAAGCAATAGATGCATTATCTAGGATAAATCGGGAtcatagaaatatcaaaaaatatcaaaaaaattatcaaaaaaaatatcacattagaattaaattcatagaaaaagatcgaaaagaaaaagaactacaAAAAAAATAGGGTATGCCGGTCAGTGAACTGGCATGCCCTATCGGTTCGGCCCAAACCGATACTGAACCGTACAAGGCGCCGACCAGTATAGGTCTCGATACCGGTTCGGCGAACCTTGGTACCGAGTGTCAATACATTCAACTGGCCCCATACTGAGCGTACCAATATAGTAATAAATTGGTACCAATATGGGGTCTAGCATCGAGACGGCATACCTTGCTTTCAACTTTCATCCTCTACCTCATCCATCCCACATCCATGGCCCTCTCCCCTCCAACACCATTAAACTTAAGCCTTCTCCAATCAAGCTACCTTCAAGACAAGCAAGAAGACCTACTCCTTTGTTGGGGTTCTCTCTAAGTGGAGACCCAATACCAAAGAGGGTGGTGGAGGAAGCAGCCGAAGAACCTGGAGGCACTATAGCCTCTTTCATCTCCTTTAGTgcatttcttcaagtatttgcatttttttatttttataatattttttggattaTTTTCTACATGTATTTTATAGCATCTACCAATCTAGATGTAGGCTTGGTTTCATGCTTAAACATGACCTTGGAAGCATATGGACCCTTAAGGACCTCCTTTGTTGGAAAAATAGGGGTGGTGCACCATAGGGTCCTTCCGCCACCGTAACTTAAAACCCAACCCCAAGACTTATCCATGGTTCAAGGTGTCCTAGGCACCTTTTCTATAGTAAAAGCCCAGGTGGTGGCTCCATTAGGTGCCCGCAAAGGCGCAAATATTGTATGCAATACCCATTTAAAACATAGCACTAAATTTGCATTCCGACATTATTTTGTCATGGAAAAATTGCAATTTGCTGTAACTTGGGAATAAGTCAGAAACTAAAAGCTTGATATTTTTATTGAGTCAACATAAACCTTGGGAAAAAATGCTGTGATGAAATCTCTAAGAAtattgaaaatgattttacatTATGTCAGAGAACATTGCTACTAGGATTTTATACCATACAATCTTGCAAATATCCTGCAACAGAATTTAGCAGTCATCTGAGTTGAGATTCTGATGTAACCTAGGTTAAGGTCTTAGTGTTACAATTTTGAAGGATTACAGATGAGGTGATACAAGTTGAatcaaagaggaaaaaaatacaGATGAGGTGTTAAAAGACTCTCTTAGCTTTCTTCAAGATTATATCCAAACGCTACAGAAAAAGGTATTATTTCAAAGGAAGCATTCCTAGAGTTTCTTTGGTTAAGGAATATTGAGGTTTTGGTGGAATATTTAATTGTGGTGGAAGGAAAGGGATGTCGATTATGTGGTTTGAGGAAATCTATCTCAAGTCTGATCTGATTTATTTCTACTTTTGCGTAAAACTGATTTTGTAGGAggaaaatatgtattttcaactCGCTGCGAAACAACAAAAGAAGGGGAACAGTTTTTTTTTCCAGATACATGTAATAGAAAAAGGTAAACAATTGAGAATTGAAGGAAAGCAAATCTATTTCTGTGCATACCCTGGCTTTTTGGATACCTAGGCAGCTAATCCCTTAATCACCAAGGTGAGCTACTAAGGGGCCAGGCAGACCTTTGAAATTGAAGTTCTGCAATAAttgattatattataaaaaaatgataaatatatacatataagtaAAGctagttctcaaaaaaaaaatactaaaagcTTTAAATTGCAAAAAACCTAACTTATCGTAGACAAAAAAACAGGGTTAGGTAAGACCCTTTAGctaatgccaataataaataaatgaaagaagaatttagctaagaagaggaagaggaggaatttgAATTCTCAATTgtataaaagaagaaaagattaggacaaagaggaggaaaacaaagaggagaaaatttattttgaggGATTTTGAGTGTCTTTGTTCTAGCTGGAGCTTGAATATTGTGCTCATGCTTCCGTCTCCCTTTTGTTTATCAATTGATACAATAGAAGAGAAGAGATGGGAATATGTTAAAGATTATGGAGTAAATTGCATGATTTCTTAGATGTTGATTTTAACTTCCATATATCACTGTTGTCTTGTAGAGCTACTaccaattttattattaaaataattaactgTAGAATATATAAATCAAGATACATACAAATGGTCACATGGACTACTAATTGTATATCAGTCACCTGCATCAATAAGATAATACATAGAGAAACCTGAGCAAGAAATTGATGTCCCAAGCTAACAAGCAGCTCATTACTGTATGTCATGGGATCTAAACAATTTGATGCCCTCCTTCCTCAGGCTCATAAAAGTCCCTGTTTATGGTTTGTGACAATATTGCTTCCTCTGAATTACACGAGACCCCGTCGATGTGGACAGCGTATTGTGCATCACAGAGAAACCTGAGCAAGAAATTGTTCTAAATATCGGCTCTCTTCATTCAATGCatgtatttattttgttttatagtTTATACTCTATAAAGTGCTCTTGTAGTTCATCTTAAACAATACTATTCTCGTTTTGCAGGATCTTGTAATGCAGATGGGTGATTTACCAGTCGGCAGCATTCCCACACCCACCAGGACAGCAACTGCTATCATTCCAGTGCCACTGAATCCTGACTACCCAGCCAGACATTATGGTAGTTAACGTTTACTAATCTTGTGCAATATCATTAAGTTCCATTATCTCCCCGACTGCTGCTTGATTGATGTTGAAACTTCTGACAGATGAATCAGCTGCCCATTGGGGTTTCCAGCATCCTAATCAAGACCTTTCAGATGAACAGGGATTCTATCAGGTTCAGCAGCCTCTTTCCTTCCAAGCAAATAGTCCCGACACAGCTGACATTTGTTATGGGAACGCATTTAGATCCATGCATACCAGTGGAAGGGACAGGAATATGCCTGATGAATCGGAGGTAATGTTCTTGGAATTCCGGCAGCCTGATTTTTGTGGTGCGGCTGTCCCAACATCTCCTCGGAAGTGGGCTAAGCTGATCTATGGCCTCAAATTTTGGATTTTAATGAGCAAGCATATAGCCGCCAGAAGGCCAGGAGTTGTGCATCTGGAGTGTCCAAACATGGTGCCAACTAGTTGCCTTCATGCACTTGGAGCAGGGTGGTGAGAGCTGAGAACAGCATTTGACTACGAAGATTGCTCAAAAAAACATCTGACCAAGGAAGCAAAGAGGGATAGGAGGATCTATCTCTCACATTTTCACTGTATTTGCACGTTAGAAGAGTCGAAAAGTTGAAAATAGTAGTAATCATGCTGCAGAACTTTCAGTTTCTTGTTATATGTGTGAAATTTTAGTATATACCAGCTTCATTTCTAGTACTATTGCGGTCAATTTATAGGTGATAAAGGGACAAAAATGTTATGTAATTTGGAATAATGATTTGTATAACTTGTGTGCTACTTCAATTCTAGTTcctttatttgaattatcagcaTCCATTCGCTTCCTCTCCGGTCTTCTATTGTGCAAGTAAATGCCTTTTTTTTCCTATCTTTTGTAGTTGTGGAATTGAATGTTACCTGCAGAGTAGATAAAGATGGAAAGCTTGCTGAGCTTGGTATCAGCAATGAGGTTTTCCTCAAAGTTGGCTGTACATGCTCACATGTATCACTTTTATTCTCTAAAATATTTTCCGTGCAATCATTTTTTATCCGAACAAGAGTTCTGTAAGAGCTAGATCTTTCTGAATTAGCATTACATCCAGATGCATCTCTCCTCAATCATATTATTATATCCAATTAATAACAATATAGTTTTTTTCGTAACTTAGATTGAATCTTAATGTCTCACAATCCGAATTTATTAGAAGGTCAAAGGAGTGGCATTTCATTTTTGGAGATCATCCGTATAAGATAAAAAAGGAAACTCCAgatatttgctatatttcttTTTGAATGAGATCTCAATTCCAACTACGGTTTGGTTTCTATGGTTGCTAGAATTTTATTAGTGCTTGATATTCCAACAAATCCTGCTACAGCTCTGGGTATTGTTGGAATTTGATGCAAATAAATTACCAAGGATGTCATCGGTGCTGGAATTGGACCTGATCCCATAAGTTAGATTGACCTGAACCTGTCTTCCGCCTCCATTTCATTATCCTGTTTAGCCTACACAAGTTTAGGCTTGGCTTTATGCTAAAGCCTCTCAGGTTGTCCTCGCATGTTTGGTCTTTAATTTTGAATGGAGCCCAACCAGATTACTAAGAATCAAGTAGAACTACAGAAAGCATATTGGTTTAGCAGACGGAATTGAACAAAAAGAACATGTTACTTGAAAGCAGAAAGGATGGGATTGTAGTTATGAGCCTTCTCATAAAATGATCCGAGCTTCAATTCTTTGCTTTCACATTTTCagctttttttcattttctgtcttttttttttttttttttttgtggattgTAAATAATAGAAACAATCAATTGAGCTATAAATAACTGACCTTTCTTGGCCGACCTGCAGACAGAGCAGACGGGTAAGATACTCCTATTGGCACTTTCCACTATTtgagatttaaaattaaaacttgTAATGGATTTGGAACAGGTTTGGAATTTCCCCCCTCCCGAATTTCTACTACCCGAAAttgattatatataatatacatgtgcatatatatatatatatatatatatatatatatatatattataagattttataaaaatatatatggtaAGAGATGTTGAATGTTAAATTTTAAGGATATCTAACATCTATATTTATCACTAAGTTATTTGTGCTTAGATTGTTTTCCAAAttatttatatctatttttatttgatgttatttatttatttttttttgtaattttaggCTGGgtatctgacccgacctgttatTCAATCCGAAAAAGAATTAATTGGATGGATGTGCAAACCCGacgaatttatttatttttttatggaatgaatttgaatttttttgataaatttttAACCAAAATTGGGATAGATTCAAATAGTGAGATTTTAAATAGATTTGGGTTGGATAAATTTTACAGGTATCCTATCCGACGATATGCCCAAAAGTCCACCATCAATCATCCTTTCTTTATGTTGAAGTACAGTTTCCAAGTACTTGCTAAAAAAGTACTTCGCCGTtggaaaatctatgctttggatCATTCCCTCCGCGTTCCAATATTCCCATAAGCGCGAAGCCAACGACTTCTTGCACTCTGAGAACGTTCCATGCTCCTTCCCTCGTCTCCAGTCTCCTCTATAAATATGGCTTTCATCGCTTTCCCTCCGATCAGGCATGGCTCCCAAGCGGCCCCTCCCTCCGCCAGAGGAGGCGGAGGACGGCGGCAGATCTCGGGCTCTCAAGCGATGGCGGCCCTTGGTCCTGTAAGTGCCTAGGGTTGGGGTTCTATTCCTTAATTTGCTACTAAAGTTGCTGATCCGTATATCTTTCTTGATTTCAGAGAGGTACTGGGTGAGCAGCGCTTGCAGCGGCTCTTGGTGGA contains the following coding sequences:
- the LOC103712666 gene encoding calmodulin-binding protein 60 D-like, whose translation is MAPKRLPPAEEAEEDRNRSQIGKRWRGLLVQDVVAELQRLLPEELERVIRRVVPEVLKLLANHVQPAFRLPINQDEEIKYRLHFQNKLPQEIFTFSRIVSADRMGLQIAIMDSNLKEVITSNPWSSVKVEIVVVNGDFDRDGQKNWTEEEFKNKVVTQRGNRGPLLVGELVIKLNNGIGWLACANFTDNSSWTRSQKFRLAVRICQSGNIEERVQEGISEPFRVKERRLESNQKHHPPLLTDEVWRLENIMRNGVLHKRLEKGGIHTVQQFLQAFTTDPEWLRTLLCDEVSKKGISNKRWDAIIAHAKECLIGDELCTHNVAGQNMGDFTTSPQDLVMQMGDLPVGSIPTPTRTATAIIPVPLNPDYPARHYDESAAHWGFQHPNQDLSDEQGFYQVQQPLSFQANSPDTADICYGNAFRSMHTSGRDRNMPDESEVMFLEFRQPDFCGAAVPTSPRKWAKLIYGLKFWILMSKHIAARRPGVVHLECPNMVPTSCLHALGAGW